The window gtgaataaaaagaaaaccaactGTTATAACTAAAGTGTCTATCACTTTACAGGCCACACTTATCCCCCttgttaaagttaaaaaaagtgGGGAAGAAGAACATTCTGATGACTTATTTGTTGATCTTTGTTTCCTGCATACAGTGAAACCTTGCCAATTGCCTTATGTTTCCATGCAATATGCAAGAGTTGTGAAATTTTGACCTGTTGTATAGTACTCCTATAATAtcagaaaatgttaaaatacattttctcGTATAATGAACCTGTCTTAGAGTTTGTGAAGTCAATTCTATTTGAAAGTTGGGTTGCACTTGGATCCTGTGATCAATTAAAATCTTCAATATTTCAGACAAAGCACGATGATGAAGAATTTCGAGTTATGTATCGTGAAGGACCAAAGGGCACTCCATATCATACATTACTTGTTGAAGGTTTTGTAGATGGGCCTGTTGATATTTGTAAGTGTTACTGATAAATAGTTGACTTTATcctaaaagttttaatttgcTAAATCACATTTAAGCCCGATGTGATTGTTGATCATGGACACAACTCCCACTTATTTGTTTGCAGGTTTGTGTACGTCTTGGGAGTCTGAACTTTATAAAAGATGGTGGGTATAATCTTTGATCTTTTGTGCATTTGGAAAAACTATGTCTGGTTGTGCATGCTTAACATAAATATAGTTCAGCTAAACATGTATTAGTTTGCAAAGAGCAAAAGAAACAAGTAAACAAAGCTTCTCGTATGTGCTGAAGTCGATAATATGACATACGCTTAATTCGTATTACTCTatgttatttctttctttcgttCTGTTGTTATCAACTTTCCttccaattattattatacatcTCTGTTGATGGTCAATGGTATTTGGTTGGGATGATCTTTTCAGtattcccttttttttatgtgCGGAGTATTAAGAATCTTACCTGAAATGGCCCATCTCTCAATTCATAATGTGACTTCACTCATTCAAAGACCAGCTTCAGGAAACAACAATGGATAAGATTATTATTAGGGGACTCCATCTAGCTATGCAAAAATTACCCTAATTCACCTTGGACCCACAACATGGCATCAGCCATAGTCAAGCTGCTGAATAATATGAGTTCTAAATTAACTCTTAACAATGAATGATTAAATGACGTTTGTAGGAGGCTTAGTCACTAGTTTCCTCTTACCACTTTTCTCCATCAGGTGGCCTCAATTTACCCTGCCATCCTTTAAAATTCTCACCAGCAAATGTCTCCAGAAAGTGCGGATCGGTGAACAGATTGCGTTAGTAAGGTTTGTCGAGCTATATAGTCAGCACTTCCACGCACGCACACAAATATATCAGtctctcatttttattttggaatactgaacttcttcaatttttttgaaagcAAGGGTGAAGGTTTCATGGCCCCTGTCAACCAGGGAGATTGTTGTGCACTACTTTTTGTTCGAGTACTTTCAGGATGACCTTATTGTCATTCTTCTGAACTCGGTAATTTTTCCTTTAGATTAACAGCtgtaaatcttctaaagcatgTAAATCGTTGTAAGCTAGGATTCCCCCCCTCCCTTTTGTtccttgtttttgttttggctAACCCGCTAACTGCTAGATTGACATCTAAATACAAAGATGgttttattatgtttctttcatttcagATATCTGATCTGGACAGCATTGATGTAACTACTCATGGATTCACCAGGCATGCCATCCCAGATGCAGATGACTTTGTAAGGATCGATGTCGTGGGAGGCTTTGCTATACAGAAGGTGACAGATAACAGGAGCTACTTCCGGTGAagatttttctctcttttatgaTTGACATTAATTTACTAATCCCAGCGAACTCTGatgttaataaattaaattaaacataaacatacaaGAAATTGAGTACGGTTGACTAGGAATGGTACGCTGTTGACTTggacaataattttttaatcttcatttATCGTAACAACCATTGGAATTGATAAGTTGAAGGACGAGGATAGAATAGAAACTTTTAAATTGCATGTATTTACAAACACAAAAGTGCTAGGTTGAAATGTATAATTTaaccattttctaaaaaagttgaattgagTCCCTAACCAAATTTATTCTGTATGTAGTTCAAATGCTATAGACCTTTGTAATTGAAATGGCATTATATTGCTTATTTGGGATAAAGAGTTTTTTAGACTAGTTATTGATTCTGGTAtgctaaaattatttagaatcTCTTTTGAAAATAGCTTTATGTCATGAATTTTCTGAGATTGAGTTTGTCGCATGTTGGGTTGTAAAATAACTTGAGAATCAAGATTATCATCCATATGCTATAATGGACCACTATGGGGATTGGAAAGAAACCTATCTCAAAAATTTATTGTCCTCGACTCCTTGTTCTGTaagaaattcttttttgttaccTAGTCCATATCATCATATGGAACTTGAACCGTGAAAATTTTTGCAGGACAATAGCAAACATGGACATGAAGCTGGATTTTGTCCCTCCCTCGCTCATTAACTTCGTCTCAAGGCAACTTATTGGCAGTGGTTTCCGGCTCTATCAAAAggttaaacatttttttaatccaataTAGTCAGGAACTAATCCTCAAAATcatattatttgtttctctACTCTTCtaattctcattttcaaattaaaatcttcATTAGTTCTCCATCTTCCATTTTGTAAGAGGTTTGGGAACTGTAAAACAACCTTCAAAGTTTACCTGGACGTAATTATTCTAGTATTATGTTCCACTGTTGTCTTTAAAATTCCATTGTCAATAATATTGCAGGTAGTGGGTTCTTTCAAATCTGATGAAGATTTTATGAAGGCTTTGAAAGACCCACTTTACACTCGTATTAATGAAGCTCTCTACCAGAggaatagaaaagaaaaggtgttcaaagaaaaagaggtcGGTTATCAAATCGATCAGGCTGGAGTGCATTATTTTCAAGAAGAGCAGCTGAAAGAGCAGGAGGAAAACTCGATGGAAGATCAGACTGTTAATGTCATTTATGATACAAATGAACCCACAAAAACCATTGAGATCAACGAAACTAAATCTTTTGGGGAGATTGAGGAGGAAGAGAGCAAAGAAAGTAGGGatgataaagaagaagaagaagaagaagaagatgaagaggataaaaatgacattttagATATAAGTATTGCAGAAAAAAGTAACTTTAAGGGTAAAAGAATTTCTGTAATTAGTCCAGAGGTGGAAAAGGCTCTGCAAACTTTAGATGAAGTCATCAATATGATGAGGAAATGTAGACTCAATACTGAAGCGAAGGCTGCTTCTTGCTTGATTGATGAAAAGCCTCCAAATATGGAGAAGAAGGATACTGAGAAGAACTTGAGTATTTCAAAAGACAGCAATGTTCACTCGGAAGTTAAGTTATTTGCTAATTTgtcaaagaaagaaaccacAGAGAGAGGTTCAGATGAACCACATCGAACGAGCTCTAACCATAGTTCCaggtaataattttaattgaactGCACAATTTTCTATGATGTTTTCCCAAATGAATGCTTTTGAAAACTATCATAGATTGACTAAGTGAGTAACATGAGTTAATTCTATGGTGATCACCTAACCTATCAGTTTTCTTGGTATCCAAATGTTGTCATAgttaaactaattttgattgTGAAGCATCATGGTTAGTTCATTTTCTGCCATATATCTGGATCATGCTATCATagttaaactaatttttatgGGTGTTATTGTATttgcttttattattgtttagccaatgatttttttgtagCCCTCAAGTCTCCTTTATGCTGCCTTCCAcatgaaaacatataaaaactCTGCAATGAAAATGCATCTCAGTACTTTGACAAGTttgcataattaattatgattttgaattgTATTACAGGCGTTTAGGATCATCAAATTCTTTGTCCAAGGATGTCAACCACAACAAAATAGTTCCAGCATCTCCAGAACAGAAATCTTTACCCTCTGGACCTGCTGAAGTTAACCACACGATATCGAGTTTTTTCGAACATGGAATGACACAAAACCTGCATTCAGATCAAAATTCTCATGATCATGTTAAGCAATCAATAAGTCAGCATAATAGCATCAACGACATCAGTGAGGATGCAGTGGAGAGGTATGTGAGGAGCAGAAAAACCCGGTACTGGTGCTTTCCGGGGAATCCAATTCGGCTTAAGAAGGGAAGAAGTTGAAGTTTAGTTGAAGGTGAAGCAGAAATGGCAAAGGCTTTTCTGAAGAAGCCACCCTTAACTGATTATTTaacaagttttcttcttaACATCTTGCTACATCTGTAAAAACATCAATAAACTCCAATatggttgaattttttgtgttttcttttattaccaatgttatataattatatttatgataactcttttcttttatgtgaTTGTAACTGATAATTTGTGGAAGGAATAAGCTCCCTGAATAAACCCTTTTGGCATAGATTAATGTGCAAAGGTTTCAATTTGAGATTTACATGAACAGTCTTCACAAAATATTAGCAATAGTCTTGCAATTTTGACAAGTTCCATAGCATTTAGGATCATCATCATGTATCATAATTGGGTTTGagaagaattttgattttatatgaACTCTATtcccaaaataaattattttaccCTCAAACATTGAGGGGTGTTTGCTGTCATTTTTCAactgtttaaattttgaaatcttttaaTGCTTTAGATAACCctcaaaagttattttgtaaaagaagatttaaataaaaaccatttttctataaaaagatCATCTCTTCTCTCCAGttaatttgaacaaattttcactaatattttaaatattatcaaaaCACCTAATTATCTTCCATGGAAGAAAACCTACTTTAACTCAACTACACCTTCCAATCCAACAATAACCCTAACATGTTCAAAACTAATCTTCCACAAGGCAACAATCTCACAATCGGATTCCACCAACACTTTATTGTCAAGTAACTTAACATAATTCTAAAACTTGGattcacaaataataaaaattgaatcatcAAACTTAAGtatttatacaattatataaGAGAAATTTGAGTAATTTTGGAAGctttaattcttaattttaaaacttttaaaaggatACAATTGTAAATTTGTTAGGCACTAAAAAGCTATCTAAGAGCACTCTAAAATCTCAGTGTTAAACCTCTGGAGAGTGGATTCAGTTACGAACAATTCGGACCGATTCTTCTTCCAATGTTGAAGATGAAGCTTCGATCTTCACTTTTCTACGTTCTACGCACCAACACACCTCTCTCTTCCGCCATTTATTTCCCAAATGTTTCCAATTCGGCTCTATCATCccaaatttcttcaatttcactACTTCCTTCCATCGCTGAATGTTCTCGGCCTTCGCCACCCACTGCATGTGAATTTCTCGACAATCTGAGCTTTTCCTCCAGGGTTTTCTGCTCCCGGTCGGCAGAGGCGTCCGTCCTTAAACCTGGGTGCTGGAATTGCGGTGCGGTGGCTCCATCGTCGGCGGTGTTTCTGGTGTGCGATTCTTGTCGGAGCATTCAGCCTGTGGACCAGTTGGTGGATTATTTTCAGATATTTGGATTGTAAGTGTATAGAATAATGAGGGTTGCTTTACGCTTTCTTGATTTATGTTAACTTTGTATTGGTTGCTGAGGAAAGTGAGTAGAAGTTGGAATTTGATTGTCTGCTGATTATCGGAAGTGATGAAAGATTTGAACTTAGGGCTTGATGGGTCGGTCTGTTGTAATCcattttctttgaaacttGTTGGGCTCAACTCGAATGAAAGTTTTCTGATGTATTGATTCGTTACAAAGCTTCTCTCTCTGTTCTATCCTGTGTGAATGTACCTCTTACCTCTAATTACTCAAGGTCCATGGAAAATTGGGataatggtttttcttttttaatttggagaATTGATGCAATCAACTGGTCATGTTTCTTATCTTAAACCTTCAGGCTCACTCGCTGGAGGACATATGGAATGTCTTCTCTGACTCATTGCTAGTTGGTGGGTTATAGAATTCCCGAACGAAGTGATGTATAATTAGAATTCTTAAATCTTTTTCCAGGGAAAAGGAGTATGAAATTGGAGATGTCAATCTGGAGAGCAAGTATAAAGATTGGCAGAAGAAATTACATCCCGACTTAGTTCATTCTAAATCAGACGTCTGTCTCATTTTACTTTTGTGAAGTTTGGTAGTCTTTGAGGGGCTCTAATTTTTATCTTCCCGTGTtttatagagagaaagagaatatGCTGCTGAACAATCTGCTCGGGTGATCGATGCTTACCGTACTCTTAGTAAGCCATTGTCGAGAGCAATATATATTGTAAGTGTGCATGTCTACCGTAGGATTTTTTTAAGCTTATTTGTTGGATTTCGATTTAAAGTTTTTGTGACAGTGGGATATATTTGTCGTTTTTCGGTTTGTTAGAATTATAAGAGTTTGCTTACTGGAAATTTGTCATTGTATTTCAGTATTATTGTCTAcctttggtttattttgtttctctcttctccagttattacttttttcatttgagtattagtctcttttcattttttaaaagaaaagttaacgTTTCCTTTTAAAATAGATTCCATGTTATCAGCCATTTCCACCTCCAAATACTTCAAGTTTTATGATTCAAGCTGGGTAAGTGTAATAAAACATTCTCAGGAAATTTCTGtatcaacttttctttttagttccTTTGCAACCCCATCCCACTTAGCACTTACATTATAAATGGAAGTGATGGACCAACATGTGATggtaattataaatttataattgattgtGCTTCTTCCTGACAATTATAAACTATGCTGCGGAAGAATTGATTACAGCTATTTTATATGATTTGGTATTTTGGAGTTAAATGTCTTTCGATGCACTGGGTGGAGGttgctttttcattttttcctcAAGAGACAGAGCACATCGCTCAAATATAGAGCAAGTCTTCTGAGTCCTTGAACGGGAGGGACTTGTTTATAAGGTGTAATTGGAAAGATGTACAGACTTGCACTTTAAGCATTAATCCCGAGTGATGTTTAGTGTTGGGATCAGATAACAGACAAAGCCTTTAGAAGGGTTTACTTTTTTTGCCCTACCTACACCAATTTTATTTCCTACTTGGACTCTTATATTAGTCCATTACTCCGTATAACATTTGCCCTCCTGAAGAGCAACGTTGCTGGTTTGTGGTTAGAACTTGAAATATTCCTCATAgggccttttttttttacaattacaattataattatgtaaAGCTCAACCAATCATTTATATTCTggaattaatttattttttcttatatttatgaGACATTTGCATCTCTGTAGTTTGATGTTTGTGATCTTGGTTTTTATGCATTATGTTTATGCCATCTGCAATCTAGAATTTCAGTTTGAACATTTTGTATTGGTCTTGGTGATAGTTATAGGCTTCCTCTCCAACTTGTAAATTATTGGTCTTCCCCTTCAATGAGATTGTTGTATTTTCTTGCCATTCTTTTCAGCTGAAACTCGAGGGTGTAGATGTTGATGAAGAGGATACAATTTCTGAACCAGAGTTGCTAAATGAGGTAATTAGTAAGACCTTAAATTCGTCCCTGTCTGAGTTATTCAGTTCTGTGAGagcttttagcttttttttttttttgtgagcATTTTATGTGATGAGTTATGGATTATGAGAAGAAAGTCAAACACATTCGACTGATTTTCAATGTCTGACTGCAAGCTTGTGTTCTgtttaaagtttgatttataTGAAGTTACCAAACCCTTTTCGCAGATTATGGAAATCAGGGAAGCTGTAGAAGACGCATCTGGATCTCAGGAATTAAACCAGATTCAGTCACAGGTGCTACTCAATGCTCATTTTGTTCATCATCTTTATCTTTctttggttaaattacaattttggtCCCTGAAGTTCGGagaaagttagaatttagtatctatgatttttaaagttagaatttagttcTTATGATTCGATAAAAcctcataaataaaattctccTCTATAGTCTTAGTGGATTTTATCAAACCTTGggtcttaattttaattggaaccgagactaaatttgtaatctaACCTCCTTTCTCTTGAATCTTCGTTCATAAATTCACGTGGAAGATTGAAAGTGGAAGTTGcatttaaagaattaaaatagcATGTAATGATGCCTAAAcctgtttcatttttcttttttgttcatcTAGATGCAAGAGAAGTTAAATCATTGGTCAAACACATTTGCAAAAGCTTTGCGAGACAGGAACTTCAACGATGCTGTCTCGTCCATACAGCGAATGACATACTATGAGCGggtgaaagaagaaattacaAAGAAGCTTTAGTGCAGGAGGTGTAAAATCGATGGAAGCACTGTGTAGCTTATCCACAAAATTCCCACAAAAGAATTCTTCGATCTTTTATCATCTAACCTCTTCATCATATGCTTGCTTATACTTCAGCttttaagtattaaaaaagttcataGATTGGtggtaaaatatttcataCCAATTTTGTAATTCTGATGTTGCTGAATGCTTACTGGTAGTCTCAGCTGCACCAATAAAGAGAGACAGATTAACTATTAGAAATGTTGAGAAACAGtttacatataataatatttaattaataaatattcattaatttgtattgtttaagaaattttgtgggtcgtattttactttattttttaatctttcacTCTAATATCAGGagataaaaagtaattaagcttttttaaaaaaacgaaaatagAAACAACAATCTTActtctaccttttttttttcctcattgGGCCAAATTATGCTTTGGGTGGCTATCATAACCTCTTAGATAATTATGAAATCAGTTCAGTTCAACCCAAATTTTTAGAAtacttctttaaaataaaatatagactGAAACTTGCACTTTGTTTTGTTgtcttttgtttgaaaaatacaagaaataaTCTTGTAAAAACTTAGAACTTCACAACAATAAGTCAGTCAtctaagtttttgttttaggtcATTATTTACTTAAGCTTTGTCCAAATTTCTATAAAACTTTATATTCCAAACAATACTTTTGAAATGCTTATAAAAGTTTTagacatatttttaaaacaaacaatagaGTTTTTTAAGGACATTTTTGAAGTTAACCTTAAAAATACGTTAACcctaaaggaaaaaaatgttcttgttaatacaataaacaatattgaattttgatcTTCCCTTCCAACTCCAATTTGAGTAGATGAAAAAacttaacaaaaacaaaaagtaacaaataaaaaacccAATTTTACAGATATATTAACTTGGGttccctcttcttcctcctgTTGGTTTTCCGATATCGTCGCTGTtgatcttccttctctttttttttttttcatttatgtttcaTACTGCTTCCCTCTTACTCCATGCTTCACTTCCGCCTCCACCATTTTTGAGTAAtctattcttcctttttttttcctccatttATTCaccttcttttattttgattctgCTTTGTGATTGCAGACCCAATCACACATCTTTGTCATTTcgtgaaaatattgaatttcttcttcttcttctgcccCTTCTCGTGCTCTAAACAAATGGGTTTTTATCTATTTCAGATTAcagataaaataattgaagtgGAAATGTTCTGTGGTTTTGTTTTATGCCAAGTAGTTTacaattttcattgatttcGTACTACAGaatgatttgatttcttaGTCGTGATAGTTAGCTGTTGAAATGTTAATAAATTGTGTCATTGCGCTTGTTGTCTTTTGTTGCCGTTGAGATTTCTGTAATTTATGAACTTCTTTGTAGTATTGAAATCTGCATATGACTAATTTTGCTTGGATGTGTACACAAtcttattggttttttttttaaaataaatattttgaatattgcTGTTGGGGTTTAATgaattcttttgtttgtaGGGTTAGATGTTGCtc of the Cucumis sativus cultivar 9930 chromosome 3, Cucumber_9930_V3, whole genome shotgun sequence genome contains:
- the LOC101210898 gene encoding uncharacterized protein LOC101210898 produces the protein MEKKKKITQYRERLDKTLASPDLTNQESIYSLVSNQIHRSNLRHGTEGCNDNVVARRSAEVSNFLDMLRSPSSNDNASSRASETAHSEWKTKHDDEEFRVMYREGPKGTPYHTLLVEGFVDGPVDICLCTSWESELYKRWWPQFTLPSFKILTSKCLQKVRIGEQIALVRVKVSWPLSTREIVVHYFLFEYFQDDLIVILLNSISDLDSIDVTTHGFTRHAIPDADDFVRIDVVGGFAIQKVTDNRSYFRTIANMDMKLDFVPPSLINFVSRQLIGSGFRLYQKVVGSFKSDEDFMKALKDPLYTRINEALYQRNRKEKVFKEKEVGYQIDQAGVHYFQEEQLKEQEENSMEDQTVNVIYDTNEPTKTIEINETKSFGEIEEEESKESRDDKEEEEEEEDEEDKNDILDISIAEKSNFKGKRISVISPEVEKALQTLDEVINMMRKCRLNTEAKAASCLIDEKPPNMEKKDTEKNLSISKDSNVHSEVKLFANLSKKETTERGSDEPHRTSSNHSSRRLGSSNSLSKDVNHNKIVPASPEQKSLPSGPAEVNHTISSFFEHGMTQNLHSDQNSHDHVKQSISQHNSINDISEDAVERYVRSRKTRYWCFPGNPIRLKKGRS
- the LOC101211147 gene encoding iron-sulfur cluster co-chaperone protein HscB homolog; translation: MLKMKLRSSLFYVLRTNTPLSSAIYFPNVSNSALSSQISSISLLPSIAECSRPSPPTACEFLDNLSFSSRVFCSRSAEASVLKPGCWNCGAVAPSSAVFLVCDSCRSIQPVDQLVDYFQIFGLEKEYEIGDVNLESKYKDWQKKLHPDLVHSKSDREREYAAEQSARVIDAYRTLSKPLSRAIYILKLEGVDVDEEDTISEPELLNEIMEIREAVEDASGSQELNQIQSQMQEKLNHWSNTFAKALRDRNFNDAVSSIQRMTYYERVKEEITKKL